The Candidatus Omnitrophota bacterium genome includes a region encoding these proteins:
- a CDS encoding M2 family metallopeptidase, giving the protein MNKMLLAGWLVVLLLSSVYGKEEEVESQLRQFIADRVKQLEPMALASALAQWKASTTGREEDYEQFNQWQLKIKELYSDRNAFAQVKKWKESQLVKDELLRRQLDLLYWAHLRNQIEPELLKQIVALDTKIQKTYNTFRGEMDGKKVTNSDIYKIMTAEKDSRIRELAWRASKQVGDVIAKDLIQLVKLRNQAARPLGFDNYHTLSITAGEQDVKELDRIFQTLDDLTRRPFAEMKAELDQILAKDYGVEASALMPWHYHDPFFQRTPLVYEFNLDRIYEKFDVKQLAEKFYAGIGLPVDDILARSDLYDREGKDPNAFSTDIDRKGDVRILCNLNNDERWMETILHELGHAVYDKYHDMDLPYLLREPAHSFATEGVAMFFGRLSRNADWMKAMLDLPNDDYAAAVKVGGKYLRFQQILFARWALVMYHFEKQLYADPDGDLNNLWWDMVKKYQLVNPPAEAHGANWAAKFHFTIAPCYYHNYMLGELFASQLSAAIVRNAPRLSDGGNVRYVGDKAVGDFLREKVFAPGSRYSWNEMIERATGEKLNPKYFVEQFLQ; this is encoded by the coding sequence ATGAATAAAATGCTCTTGGCGGGATGGCTCGTAGTATTGTTGCTGTCGTCCGTTTATGGAAAGGAAGAAGAGGTGGAAAGTCAATTGCGGCAGTTCATCGCCGATCGCGTCAAACAGCTGGAGCCGATGGCTTTGGCGTCCGCATTGGCGCAATGGAAAGCCAGCACAACGGGCCGGGAGGAAGATTACGAACAGTTCAACCAATGGCAATTGAAAATCAAGGAACTCTACAGCGACCGCAACGCTTTCGCGCAGGTTAAGAAATGGAAAGAATCACAGCTAGTAAAAGACGAGCTTTTGCGCCGCCAGTTGGATTTGCTTTATTGGGCGCATCTGCGCAATCAAATCGAACCGGAATTGTTGAAGCAGATTGTCGCTTTGGATACGAAAATTCAAAAAACATACAACACGTTTCGCGGCGAGATGGACGGCAAGAAAGTCACGAACAGCGATATTTACAAAATCATGACCGCGGAAAAAGACAGCCGCATCCGCGAACTGGCCTGGCGGGCAAGCAAGCAAGTAGGCGACGTTATCGCCAAGGATTTGATTCAACTGGTGAAGCTGCGCAATCAGGCGGCGCGTCCGTTGGGTTTCGACAATTACCATACGCTTTCCATCACGGCGGGCGAACAGGACGTTAAAGAGCTGGATCGCATCTTCCAGACGTTGGATGACCTGACGCGGCGGCCCTTCGCGGAAATGAAAGCGGAATTGGACCAAATTCTCGCGAAGGATTACGGCGTCGAAGCGTCCGCCTTAATGCCCTGGCATTATCACGATCCCTTCTTCCAACGGACGCCGTTGGTTTACGAATTCAATCTGGATCGGATTTATGAAAAATTCGATGTAAAGCAATTGGCGGAAAAATTCTACGCGGGAATCGGATTGCCGGTGGACGATATTTTGGCGAGAAGCGATCTCTACGACCGGGAAGGCAAAGATCCCAACGCTTTCAGCACGGATATCGACCGCAAAGGCGACGTGCGCATTCTCTGCAACCTCAACAACGACGAGCGCTGGATGGAAACCATCCTGCACGAGCTGGGACACGCCGTTTACGATAAATATCACGATATGGACCTGCCCTATCTGCTGCGGGAACCGGCGCACAGTTTCGCGACGGAAGGCGTCGCTATGTTCTTCGGACGCTTGAGCCGCAACGCCGATTGGATGAAAGCGATGCTCGATTTGCCGAACGACGATTACGCCGCCGCCGTCAAAGTCGGCGGAAAATATCTGCGCTTCCAACAAATTCTATTCGCCCGTTGGGCGCTGGTTATGTACCATTTCGAAAAGCAGTTATACGCCGATCCCGATGGCGATTTGAATAATCTTTGGTGGGATATGGTCAAGAAATATCAATTAGTCAATCCTCCCGCCGAAGCGCATGGCGCAAATTGGGCGGCGAAATTTCATTTCACCATCGCGCCTTGTTATTACCATAATTATATGTTGGGCGAGTTGTTCGCTTCCCAATTGAGCGCCGCCATCGTTCGCAACGCGCCGAGACTATCGGACGGGGGAAACGTTCGTTACGTTGGCGATAAAGCCGTCGGCGATTTTCTTCGCGAGAAAGTATTTGCGCCTGGCAGCCGTTATTCTTGGAATGAAATGATCGAACGGGCGACGGGAGAAAAGTTGAATCCAAAATACTTCGTCGAACAATTCCTTCAATAA
- a CDS encoding glycyl-radical enzyme activating protein: MNETSNLIGHIFDIKRYAIYDGPGIRITIFLQGCPLKCWWCHNPEGIRAIPDSPADAGDFKSRRVMTVSELMREIEKEILFFDESDGGATFSGGEPLIQHRFLQAALRECRQRGIHTALDTSGYAPLEMMDSIAGDVDLFLFDLKLIDEKKHEFYTGVSNQPILSNLKRLADRGRNIVIRFPLIPGITDAEDNLSPLIAHILSLRRIQTIHILPYHQTAQHKYKRLRLENRMNGVSPPSPDLVEAVKIRFEKAGLQVHIGG, from the coding sequence ATGAACGAAACATCCAATCTCATAGGGCATATCTTCGACATCAAGCGCTACGCCATCTATGACGGCCCCGGCATCCGCATCACGATTTTCCTGCAAGGATGTCCATTGAAATGCTGGTGGTGCCATAATCCCGAAGGCATCCGCGCCATTCCCGATTCGCCTGCGGATGCGGGCGATTTCAAATCCCGCCGCGTCATGACGGTTTCGGAATTGATGCGCGAAATCGAGAAGGAGATTCTATTCTTCGACGAATCGGACGGCGGAGCGACGTTTTCCGGCGGCGAACCATTGATCCAGCATCGCTTTCTGCAAGCGGCGCTGAGGGAATGCCGCCAGCGGGGAATTCATACAGCGTTGGATACTTCGGGCTACGCGCCGTTGGAGATGATGGATTCCATCGCTGGAGATGTGGATTTGTTTTTATTCGATCTCAAACTGATCGACGAGAAAAAGCATGAATTTTATACTGGTGTTTCCAACCAACCGATATTGTCAAATCTGAAAAGGTTAGCGGATCGCGGAAGAAATATCGTCATCCGCTTTCCCCTCATTCCCGGAATAACGGATGCGGAAGACAATCTTTCTCCATTAATAGCTCACATTCTCTCGTTGCGCCGGATTCAGACAATCCACATTCTACCCTATCACCAAACCGCCCAGCACAAATACAAACGCCTGCGCCTCGAAAACAGAATGAATGGCGTCAGCCCGCCTTCTCCCGATCTTGTGGAAGCCGTTAAAATACGCTTTGAAAAAGCGGGACTACAAGTTCATATTGGAGGATGA